A single window of Moorena sp. SIOASIH DNA harbors:
- a CDS encoding IS607 family transposase, translated as MSVNYVPPRVAAQRLGVSTRTLERWLEAGKIKGIKTPGGQRRYDLDSVVSIRPAKPKTDIILYARVSSRSQKSDLEQQVRFLKSSYPGCEVIFDIGSGLNFKRFGLQSLLDRVLSNTCELIVVAHKDRLCRFGFDLISWLWGKFETKILVLDETHLSPEQEMVEDILAIVHVFSCRLYGQWKYKKRILDDSELPSLSSKGT; from the coding sequence ATGTCAGTCAACTATGTTCCACCAAGAGTCGCTGCTCAAAGACTTGGAGTTTCAACGAGAACTCTCGAAAGATGGCTCGAAGCCGGGAAAATCAAAGGGATCAAGACGCCGGGAGGTCAAAGAAGATACGACTTGGATTCAGTTGTCTCTATTCGACCAGCCAAACCAAAAACAGACATCATCTTATATGCCAGAGTTTCAAGCCGCTCTCAAAAGAGTGACCTTGAACAACAAGTACGCTTTCTTAAGTCTAGTTACCCCGGTTGTGAAGTCATCTTTGACATCGGGTCAGGACTCAACTTCAAAAGATTTGGACTACAATCCTTACTGGACAGAGTTCTCAGCAACACTTGCGAGCTTATTGTCGTTGCCCACAAAGATCGGCTTTGCCGCTTTGGGTTCGATCTTATCTCATGGCTGTGGGGCAAATTTGAGACAAAGATACTGGTTCTCGACGAAACGCACCTCAGCCCAGAACAGGAAATGGTCGAAGATATCCTTGCAATCGTCCATGTCTTTAGTTGCCGACTCTATGGACAATGGAAGTACAAAAAACGAATCCTTGATGACAGCGAGTTACCGAGTTTATCCAGTAAAGGAACTTGA